The Staphylococcus sp. KG4-3 genome has a window encoding:
- the narI gene encoding respiratory nitrate reductase subunit gamma, whose translation MFNQFLWVIMPYLCIAIFFLGHLARFKFDKFSWTAKSSEFIEKKQLKWGSLMFHLGIIPVAMGHIVGLLIPASWLTTVGVSDHLYHIGAVYIGSIFGIITLIGMLLLTARRVTKKNIRRLSSASDIIVNFLLLAIVFMGCYATLVTNATTPSFDYRETISVWFRQLFIFSPDADLMLQVPLAFKTHILLGFIIMAFWPFTRLVHVWSVPLTYASRSYIIYRKHKV comes from the coding sequence ATGTTTAATCAATTCTTATGGGTGATTATGCCCTATTTATGTATAGCTATATTTTTCCTCGGACATCTTGCTAGATTTAAGTTTGATAAATTTTCTTGGACCGCAAAATCAAGTGAATTTATAGAAAAGAAACAACTTAAATGGGGAAGTTTGATGTTTCATTTGGGGATTATACCTGTAGCAATGGGACATATAGTAGGTTTGCTTATTCCTGCTTCTTGGCTAACAACAGTAGGTGTAAGTGATCATTTATACCACATTGGAGCTGTTTATATTGGAAGTATTTTTGGTATAATAACATTGATCGGTATGTTGTTATTAACCGCACGACGTGTAACCAAAAAAAATATTAGAAGATTAAGCTCAGCATCTGATATTATTGTTAATTTCTTATTATTAGCAATTGTTTTTATGGGATGCTACGCAACTCTAGTAACTAACGCAACGACACCATCATTTGATTATAGAGAAACAATATCAGTTTGGTTTAGACAATTATTTATATTTTCTCCAGATGCCGATTTGATGTTACAGGTGCCGCTAGCTTTTAAAACTCATATACTTTTAGGTTTTATTATTATGGCATTCTGGCCGTTTACTAGACTCGTGCATGTATGGAGTGTGCCACTCACATATGCAAGTCGTAGTTATATTATTTAT
- the narJ gene encoding nitrate reductase molybdenum cofactor assembly chaperone — translation MINLAHFNKHQEALGYFAQQLTFPEKLTLHPKTFEEVIHMEHPAYQDLIQYRKQMYELSLLQIKQLYSDTFDFNKTAPLYMTYNKFDTQKERGQLLAKLKVLYEMFGLKMADNELSDFLPLMLEFLYIAQWKNDSRAKGNIEFVIMIIEDGTYAMENQLAEQNSPYYFLIKGLRETLKACIEPVNEVKQHV, via the coding sequence GTGATTAATTTAGCGCATTTTAATAAACATCAAGAGGCACTTGGATACTTTGCACAGCAATTAACATTTCCAGAAAAGCTGACATTGCACCCTAAAACGTTTGAAGAAGTTATTCATATGGAACATCCTGCATACCAAGATTTAATTCAATATCGTAAACAAATGTATGAATTAAGTTTATTACAAATAAAGCAATTGTATTCCGATACATTTGATTTTAATAAAACTGCGCCACTCTATATGACATATAATAAATTTGATACTCAAAAAGAAAGAGGACAATTACTAGCTAAATTAAAAGTATTATACGAAATGTTTGGATTGAAAATGGCAGATAATGAACTATCTGATTTTCTGCCATTAATGCTTGAATTTTTATATATTGCTCAGTGGAAAAACGATTCACGAGCAAAAGGGAACATTGAATTTGTCATTATGATTATTGAAGACGGCACGTATGCGATGGAAAATCAATTGGCAGAACAAAACAGTCCTTATTATTTCTTGATAAAAGGATTAAGAGAGACGTTAAAAGCTTGTATAGAGCCTGTAAATGAGGTGAAACAACATGTTTAA
- the narH gene encoding nitrate reductase subunit beta, with protein sequence MKIKAQIAMVLNLDKCIGCHTCSVTCKSTWTNRPGAEYMWFNNVETKPGIGYPKQWEDQERYKGGWYLNKKGKLELKSGSKLSKIALGKIFYNPNMPVIKDYYEPWTYNYENLTTAKAGNHSPVATAHSLISGDKLNLEWGPNWEDDLAGGHVTGPEDPNIKRIEEDIKFQFDQTFMMYLPRLCEHCLNPSCVASCPSGAMYKRDEDGIVLVDQDACRGWRYCMTGCPYKKVYFNWKTNKAEKCTFCFPRIEAGMPTVCSETCTGRMRYLGVLLYDADRVEEAATAENEQELYEKQLDLFLNPYDEAVIEQAQKDGVSLEWIEAAQNSPVYKLAIEYKLAFPLHPEYRTMPMVWYCPPLSPIMSYFEGQTAAKANRNPDMIFPAIEEMRLPIQYLANLFTAGDTEPVKSALQRMAMMRSYMRAQVTNKAFDVDRLSRLGLSERQTKDMYRLLAIAKHEDRFVIPTSHKEAYMDTYRAQGSEGYGGEYFGSNCEGCGVPVTTSSGKSGQEIYNDNFYGGIFRD encoded by the coding sequence TTGAAGATTAAAGCGCAAATTGCAATGGTGTTAAATTTAGATAAATGTATAGGTTGCCACACGTGTAGTGTTACTTGTAAGAGTACGTGGACTAACCGTCCTGGTGCGGAATATATGTGGTTTAACAACGTAGAAACGAAGCCTGGTATTGGTTATCCGAAACAATGGGAAGATCAAGAGCGATATAAGGGCGGTTGGTATTTAAATAAAAAAGGTAAATTAGAACTGAAATCAGGAAGTAAGTTATCGAAAATTGCTTTAGGGAAAATATTTTACAATCCTAATATGCCAGTGATTAAAGATTACTATGAGCCTTGGACATATAATTATGAAAATCTTACAACAGCTAAAGCTGGAAATCACTCTCCGGTAGCTACAGCACATTCATTGATTTCAGGTGATAAATTAAACTTAGAATGGGGGCCAAACTGGGAAGATGATTTGGCAGGTGGTCATGTTACAGGACCAGAAGACCCCAATATTAAACGTATTGAAGAAGATATTAAATTTCAATTTGATCAAACATTTATGATGTATTTACCTAGATTATGTGAACATTGTTTGAATCCAAGTTGTGTAGCATCATGTCCATCTGGAGCAATGTATAAACGTGACGAAGATGGTATTGTTCTTGTAGATCAGGATGCTTGTCGTGGTTGGAGATATTGTATGACAGGTTGTCCATACAAAAAAGTTTATTTCAACTGGAAAACAAATAAAGCAGAGAAATGTACATTCTGTTTTCCTCGTATTGAGGCAGGGATGCCAACGGTATGTTCAGAAACGTGCACGGGCAGAATGCGTTATTTAGGTGTATTACTTTATGATGCTGATAGAGTAGAAGAAGCTGCTACAGCTGAAAATGAACAAGAATTATACGAAAAACAATTGGATTTATTTTTGAATCCTTATGATGAAGCGGTTATAGAACAAGCACAAAAAGATGGAGTCTCATTAGAATGGATAGAAGCTGCTCAGAATTCTCCAGTCTATAAATTGGCTATTGAATATAAATTGGCATTTCCTTTACATCCAGAATATCGCACGATGCCAATGGTATGGTATTGTCCGCCACTCAGCCCTATTATGAGTTATTTTGAAGGACAAACTGCAGCAAAGGCGAATAGAAATCCCGATATGATTTTTCCAGCAATCGAAGAAATGAGGTTGCCAATTCAATATTTGGCTAACTTATTCACAGCAGGTGATACGGAACCAGTGAAATCTGCATTACAACGCATGGCAATGATGAGAAGTTACATGCGTGCACAGGTAACAAATAAAGCATTTGATGTAGATAGATTATCAAGACTTGGGTTATCAGAAAGACAAACTAAAGATATGTATCGATTATTGGCAATTGCTAAACATGAGGACCGTTTTGTAATACCTACATCACATAAAGAAGCATATATGGACACATATCGCGCACAAGGTAGCGAAGGATATGGAGGAGAATACTTTGGCTCAAATTGTGAAGGATGTGGTGTTCCTGTAACTACTTCTTCTGGAAAATCAGGACAAGAAATCTATAATGATAATTTTTATGGAGGGATTTTCCGTGATTAA
- a CDS encoding nitrate reductase subunit alpha, translating into MKKFGLQFFKPTEKFNGDWSILESKSREWEKMYRERWSHDKVVRTTHGVNCTGSCSWKVFVKNGVITWENQQTDYPSCGPDLPEFEPRGCPRGASFSWYEYSPLRIRYPYIRGKLWELWTEALEAHQNNTIAAWASIVENEEKAKIYKQARGKGGLVRTNWKDVSKLISAQIIYTIKKYGPDRLAGFTPIPAMSMLSYASGARFMSLLGGEMLSFYDWYADLPPASPQIWGEQTDVPESSDWYNAAYIMMWGSNVPLTRTPDAHFMTEVRYKGTKVVSVAPDYAENVKFADNWLAPHPGTDAAVAQAMTHVILQEHYVNKPNDYFINYAKQYTDMPFVLMLDEDKNGLKAGRFLRAHDLGEHTENSDWKPVIFDKLAKQLTVPNGTMGQRWEEGKQWNLKLENEEGKQIDPAMSFAEEEYELRLIQFPFFNNEGNGIFERPIAVQKIKLANGEEKYITTVFDLMTSQYGVKRFDHELEASGYDDPASYYTPAWQEKITGVKQSVVIQVGREFAQNAIDTEGRSMIIMGAGINHWFNSDTIYRSILNLVLLCGCQGVNGGGWAHYVGQEKCRPIEGWNTIAFAKDWQAPPRLQNGTSWFYFATDQWKYEESNIDSLKSPLAENIKHQHPADYNVLAARCGWLPSYPQFDRNSLSFGEEAKDAGEFNNEAIMKRAIESVKSRETKFAIEDPDSKQNHPKTLFLWRSNLISSSAKGQEYFMKHLLGAKSGLLAEPNEDVKPEEIQWREDTEGKLDLLVSLDFRMTSTPLYSDIVLPAATWYEKHDLSSTDMHPFVHPFNPAIDPLWESRSDWDIFKTLSKEISEMAKTHLKGVYKDIVTAPLAHDSKQEISNVNGIIKDWTKGEIEAIPGKTMPGFAVVDRDYTKIFDKYVTVGPLLEKTKIGAHGVSYSVAEQYEELKSMVGTWNEEVEGSIKNNRPRLDTARRAADVVLNLSSATNGKLSQKSYEDLEQQTGMPLKDISSERASEKISFLNITAQPREVIPTAVFPGSNKNGKRYSPFTTNIERLVPFRTLTGRQSYYVDHEVFQQFGESLPVYKPTLPPMVFGTRDKKVTGDESTLVLRYLTPHGKWNIHSTYQDNQHMLTLFRGGPTVWLSNEDAERHDIKDNDWLEIYNRNGVVTARAVVSHRMPRGTMFMYHAQDKHIETPGSQITDTRGGSHNAPTRIHLKPTQLVGGYAQISYHFNYYGPIGNQRDVYVAVRKLKEVDWLED; encoded by the coding sequence ATGAAAAAATTTGGATTGCAATTTTTTAAACCAACAGAAAAATTTAATGGTGATTGGTCAATCTTAGAAAGTAAAAGCCGTGAATGGGAAAAAATGTATAGAGAACGTTGGAGTCATGACAAAGTAGTAAGAACAACACATGGTGTGAACTGTACAGGATCCTGTTCCTGGAAGGTATTTGTGAAAAATGGTGTCATTACTTGGGAAAACCAGCAAACAGATTACCCTAGTTGTGGACCGGATTTACCTGAATTTGAACCGCGCGGATGTCCTAGAGGAGCATCTTTTTCTTGGTATGAATATAGTCCTTTACGCATCCGTTATCCTTATATTCGTGGTAAGTTATGGGAGTTGTGGACAGAAGCATTAGAAGCGCATCAAAATAATACGATAGCTGCTTGGGCGTCGATTGTTGAAAATGAAGAAAAAGCTAAAATATATAAACAAGCAAGAGGTAAGGGTGGGTTAGTAAGAACAAATTGGAAAGATGTGTCAAAACTCATTTCAGCTCAAATTATATATACCATTAAGAAATATGGACCCGATAGATTGGCTGGTTTTACACCAATCCCAGCTATGTCGATGTTAAGTTATGCTTCTGGCGCGCGTTTTATGAGTTTGTTAGGTGGAGAAATGTTGAGCTTTTATGACTGGTATGCCGATTTACCACCTGCTTCTCCACAAATATGGGGTGAACAAACAGATGTACCAGAATCTAGTGATTGGTACAACGCAGCATATATTATGATGTGGGGATCTAATGTCCCATTAACAAGAACACCAGATGCGCATTTTATGACAGAAGTTCGCTATAAAGGCACAAAAGTAGTATCAGTTGCGCCTGATTATGCAGAAAATGTTAAATTTGCTGATAATTGGTTAGCTCCGCATCCAGGAACAGACGCTGCAGTCGCACAAGCAATGACGCATGTTATTTTACAAGAACATTATGTGAATAAACCGAATGACTATTTTATTAATTACGCAAAACAATATACCGATATGCCATTTGTCCTAATGTTAGATGAAGATAAGAATGGCTTGAAAGCTGGGCGTTTCCTACGTGCGCATGATCTAGGAGAGCATACTGAAAATAGCGACTGGAAACCTGTGATTTTCGATAAATTAGCAAAACAATTAACAGTTCCAAATGGTACGATGGGTCAGCGTTGGGAAGAAGGCAAACAATGGAACCTGAAATTAGAAAATGAAGAAGGTAAGCAAATTGATCCAGCAATGAGTTTTGCTGAAGAGGAATACGAATTAAGACTCATACAATTTCCATTTTTTAATAATGAAGGTAATGGAATATTTGAGCGTCCTATTGCTGTGCAAAAGATTAAATTAGCAAATGGTGAAGAGAAATATATTACCACTGTATTTGATTTAATGACGAGTCAGTATGGTGTGAAACGTTTTGATCACGAACTTGAGGCATCAGGATATGATGATCCAGCGTCATATTATACACCTGCATGGCAAGAAAAAATTACTGGTGTTAAACAAAGTGTTGTGATCCAAGTTGGCCGAGAGTTTGCGCAAAATGCAATTGATACCGAAGGGCGTTCAATGATTATCATGGGAGCTGGTATTAATCATTGGTTTAATTCGGACACGATTTATCGCTCTATTTTGAATTTAGTATTATTATGCGGCTGTCAAGGAGTGAACGGTGGCGGATGGGCACACTATGTTGGACAAGAAAAATGTCGCCCAATTGAAGGGTGGAATACGATTGCTTTTGCTAAAGATTGGCAAGCGCCACCACGTTTACAAAATGGAACAAGTTGGTTTTACTTCGCAACAGACCAATGGAAATATGAAGAATCAAATATCGATAGTTTGAAATCTCCATTGGCAGAAAATATTAAACATCAACATCCTGCTGATTACAATGTCTTAGCTGCTAGATGTGGTTGGTTACCATCTTATCCTCAATTTGATAGAAACAGTTTATCTTTTGGTGAGGAAGCGAAAGACGCTGGAGAATTTAATAATGAAGCAATTATGAAACGTGCGATTGAGTCCGTAAAGTCTAGAGAAACAAAGTTTGCAATTGAAGACCCAGATTCAAAACAGAATCATCCAAAAACATTGTTCCTTTGGCGCTCTAACTTAATATCAAGTTCTGCTAAAGGACAAGAATACTTTATGAAACATTTACTCGGTGCGAAGTCAGGGTTATTAGCTGAACCAAACGAAGATGTGAAACCAGAAGAAATTCAATGGAGAGAAGATACAGAAGGAAAACTGGATTTACTTGTATCCCTAGATTTTAGAATGACATCCACACCATTGTATTCAGATATTGTCTTACCTGCTGCAACATGGTATGAAAAACACGATTTATCATCTACAGATATGCACCCATTTGTACACCCATTTAATCCGGCAATAGATCCATTATGGGAGTCACGTTCAGATTGGGATATTTTTAAAACATTGAGTAAAGAAATATCAGAAATGGCTAAAACACATCTTAAAGGTGTTTATAAAGATATCGTTACAGCACCACTTGCACACGATTCAAAACAAGAAATATCTAATGTGAATGGCATAATTAAAGATTGGACGAAGGGTGAAATCGAAGCAATACCTGGAAAAACAATGCCAGGTTTTGCAGTAGTCGATAGGGATTATACTAAAATATTTGATAAATACGTTACAGTAGGACCTTTATTAGAAAAAACTAAAATAGGGGCTCATGGAGTAAGTTACTCAGTAGCAGAACAATATGAAGAGTTAAAAAGCATGGTTGGAACATGGAATGAAGAAGTCGAGGGTTCCATAAAAAATAATAGACCAAGATTGGATACTGCAAGACGAGCTGCAGACGTTGTATTAAATTTATCTTCAGCTACAAATGGTAAGTTATCACAAAAATCCTATGAAGATTTAGAACAACAAACAGGTATGCCGTTGAAAGATATTTCAAGTGAACGCGCATCAGAAAAAATTTCATTTTTAAATATAACTGCTCAACCGCGAGAAGTCATTCCAACAGCTGTGTTCCCGGGCTCAAATAAAAATGGTAAACGTTATTCACCATTTACTACTAATATAGAACGATTAGTTCCATTTAGAACATTAACAGGACGACAAAGTTATTACGTTGACCATGAAGTGTTCCAGCAATTCGGTGAAAGTTTACCTGTGTATAAACCAACTTTACCACCAATGGTATTCGGTACGAGAGACAAGAAGGTAACGGGAGATGAAAGTACACTTGTCTTGCGCTATTTAACACCACATGGTAAATGGAATATCCACTCCACTTATCAAGATAACCAACATATGTTGACTTTATTTAGAGGTGGTCCAACTGTATGGCTTTCCAATGAGGATGCAGAAAGACATGATATCAAAGATAATGATTGGTTAGAAATCTATAACCGAAATGGTGTTGTAACAGCAAGAGCAGTAGTATCTCATAGAATGCCAAGAGGCACGATGTTTATGTATCATGCTCAAGATAAACATATTGAAACACCAGGGTCACAAATAACAGACACAAGAGGCGGTTCACATAATGCCCCAACACGTATTCATTTAAAGCCAACACAACTTGTTGGAGGTTATGCACAAATTAGTTATCACTTTAACTATTATGGACCAATAGGGAACCAAAGAGATGTTTATGTAGCAGTGAGAAAGCTGAAGGAGGTTGACTGGCTTGAAGATTAA
- the lip gene encoding YSIRK-targeted triacylglycerol lipase, protein MKRNEKQSTKTEVQRFSIRKYSVGTVSVLAATFFIASGHISEASELNHAQESNNEKNITTINYDKDNTLNSNQDKQASSENNFKLESSNASEELSQQSSEISPTSHNDLVKQKAPTIQEAPTEKENTTIEKNNSVNQNIDQIQLTDVDNENKIAEVEKEEEAPNKAEVEKEEETPNKAEVEKEEETPNKAEVEKEEEAPNKAEVEKEEETPNKAEVEKEEAPNKAEVEKAEEAPNKAEVEKAEEAPNKAEIEKEEAPNKAEVEKAEEAPNKAEIEKEETQTDTENSNEQKIKNLKTKNGFNPNKNEVKQESKNDPTKIKDFEANKQATTRNRSKVQQAEVESLLKTAKKAEQGVHVNKYPIILVHGFLGLMDGNKPDLYPNYWGGKKYKVKEALEKAGYEVYEASISAVGSNYGRAVELYHYIKGGQVDYGAAHAAKYGHNRYGKTYEGVMPNWKPGQKVHLIGHSMGGQTIRLLEQFLRFGNPEEIKYHEQHGGTISPLFQGQKDNMISSITTLATPHKGSQASDKLANKNFIKNILNDIAKLGNNKNSKIDFGLSQWDFEQQPNETYIEYVNRLKDSPIWNTEDVATRDLTTFGAEDLNLNTSVNPNIVYTSFAGQATHKNSLGHHRPNRGLFGLMDLTSKLIGKDSREDWQENDGVVAVTSALSPTGQPAKKVQDLTQATEKGVWQVMPIKKDWDHVDFIGLDNLDRKRTGQELEEFYTGIIDHLMRVEAREEQAVAV, encoded by the coding sequence ATGAAAAGAAATGAAAAACAATCTACGAAAACAGAAGTACAAAGGTTCAGTATTAGAAAGTATTCAGTCGGAACGGTTTCAGTATTAGCAGCAACATTTTTTATAGCAAGTGGACATATTTCTGAAGCAAGTGAATTGAATCATGCACAAGAAAGTAATAATGAAAAAAATATTACAACGATTAACTACGATAAAGATAATACCTTAAATTCAAACCAAGATAAACAAGCCTCTTCTGAAAATAATTTTAAATTAGAATCAAGTAATGCATCTGAAGAATTAAGTCAGCAATCATCTGAAATATCTCCCACATCTCACAATGACTTAGTAAAACAAAAGGCACCTACTATTCAAGAAGCACCAACAGAGAAAGAAAATACAACTATTGAAAAAAATAATAGTGTTAATCAAAATATTGATCAAATTCAGTTAACAGATGTTGATAATGAAAATAAAATAGCAGAAGTAGAAAAAGAAGAAGAAGCCCCGAATAAAGCAGAAGTAGAAAAAGAAGAAGAAACCCCGAATAAAGCAGAAGTAGAAAAAGAAGAAGAAACCCCGAATAAAGCAGAAGTAGAAAAAGAAGAAGAAGCCCCGAATAAAGCAGAAGTAGAAAAAGAAGAAGAAACTCCGAATAAAGCAGAAGTAGAAAAAGAAGAAGCCCCGAATAAAGCAGAAGTAGAAAAAGCAGAAGAAGCCCCGAATAAAGCAGAAGTAGAAAAAGCAGAAGAAGCCCCGAATAAAGCAGAAATAGAAAAAGAAGAAGCCCCAAATAAAGCAGAAGTAGAAAAAGCAGAAGAAGCCCCGAATAAAGCAGAAATAGAAAAAGAAGAAACTCAAACGGATACTGAAAATAGCAATGAACAAAAGATAAAAAATTTAAAAACAAAAAATGGTTTTAATCCAAATAAAAATGAAGTTAAGCAAGAGTCTAAAAATGATCCAACAAAAATAAAAGATTTCGAAGCAAATAAACAAGCTACAACACGTAATCGTTCTAAAGTGCAACAAGCTGAGGTCGAATCTTTATTAAAAACTGCTAAAAAAGCAGAACAAGGTGTACATGTAAATAAATATCCAATTATCTTAGTACATGGTTTCTTAGGATTAATGGATGGTAATAAACCAGATTTGTATCCAAATTATTGGGGTGGAAAGAAATACAAAGTAAAGGAAGCATTAGAAAAAGCAGGTTATGAAGTATACGAAGCAAGTATAAGTGCAGTTGGCAGTAACTATGGTCGTGCTGTAGAGTTATATCACTACATTAAAGGTGGTCAAGTAGATTATGGTGCAGCACATGCTGCTAAATACGGGCATAATAGATACGGTAAAACATACGAAGGTGTTATGCCAAATTGGAAACCAGGTCAGAAAGTACATCTAATTGGTCACAGTATGGGTGGACAAACGATTCGTTTACTTGAGCAATTTTTACGTTTTGGAAATCCAGAAGAAATTAAATATCATGAGCAACATGGCGGTACAATTTCTCCATTATTCCAAGGGCAAAAAGATAATATGATTTCATCTATTACAACATTGGCAACGCCACATAAAGGCTCTCAGGCTTCTGATAAGTTAGCAAATAAAAATTTCATCAAAAATATATTAAATGATATAGCGAAATTAGGTAATAATAAAAATTCTAAAATTGATTTTGGACTTTCACAATGGGACTTCGAACAGCAACCTAATGAAACGTATATAGAATATGTAAATAGATTGAAAGATAGCCCGATTTGGAATACTGAAGATGTTGCTACAAGAGATTTAACAACATTTGGTGCAGAAGATTTGAACTTAAATACATCAGTTAACCCTAATATTGTATACACTTCTTTTGCAGGACAAGCAACGCATAAAAATAGTTTAGGTCATCACAGACCTAATAGAGGTTTGTTTGGACTAATGGATTTAACAAGTAAATTGATAGGTAAAGATTCTAGAGAAGATTGGCAAGAAAATGATGGTGTCGTAGCAGTTACTTCTGCATTAAGCCCAACTGGACAACCCGCTAAAAAAGTACAAGATTTAACGCAAGCTACAGAAAAAGGTGTTTGGCAAGTGATGCCAATTAAAAAAGATTGGGATCATGTAGATTTCATAGGACTTGATAACCTTGATAGAAAACGCACAGGACAAGAACTTGAAGAATTTTATACTGGTATTATTGACCATTTAATGCGTGTAGAGGCACGTGAAGAACAAGCAGTTGCCGTATAA
- the cobA gene encoding uroporphyrinogen-III C-methyltransferase — MHLVESGKVHLVGAGPGDPTLLTRKAEQLIRSADIIFYDRLVNPFILQLAKPEIEIIDVGKRPYQKHIQQTEINEQIVLAAQRYSCVVRLKGGDPAIFGRVQEEAVALSEQGIPFEIVPGITSASAAAAKMGIGLTARNVAKAITFTTASHCKGQVEALDLHSLMHGGTLAIYMGIKRLAQIVKQIYQETKIDFPIAIFYNVSTYNEQMISGQLTTIIKQVEEQDLGMTPGIIIIGKVMDMTNEMSRNIDNTKRKNYLIAGKRSLAIEKAFELYAAGHYCLIKIDSQQPYHKSQFKLYAQQEKDLQFDEHIFMDNYQA; from the coding sequence ATGCATTTAGTAGAATCAGGCAAAGTGCATCTTGTTGGTGCGGGGCCAGGCGACCCAACACTTTTAACAAGAAAGGCTGAGCAATTGATAAGAAGTGCAGACATTATATTTTACGATAGGTTAGTAAATCCTTTCATATTACAATTAGCTAAACCAGAAATTGAAATTATTGATGTAGGAAAACGACCTTACCAAAAGCATATACAACAAACTGAAATAAATGAACAAATCGTTTTAGCGGCACAACGTTATTCGTGTGTAGTCAGATTAAAAGGTGGGGACCCTGCAATATTTGGAAGAGTACAAGAAGAGGCCGTGGCATTATCTGAACAGGGAATCCCTTTTGAAATTGTACCAGGTATTACATCAGCTAGTGCTGCGGCTGCGAAAATGGGTATAGGGCTAACTGCAAGAAATGTTGCTAAAGCTATTACTTTCACAACTGCTTCTCACTGTAAAGGGCAAGTAGAGGCACTTGATTTACACAGTCTTATGCACGGAGGCACATTGGCTATTTATATGGGCATAAAAAGGTTAGCTCAAATAGTAAAACAAATATATCAAGAAACAAAAATAGATTTCCCTATAGCAATTTTTTATAATGTGTCTACTTATAATGAACAAATGATTTCTGGCCAACTTACTACGATAATTAAACAAGTAGAAGAACAAGATTTAGGAATGACGCCAGGCATAATTATTATAGGTAAAGTCATGGATATGACAAATGAAATGTCTAGAAACATTGATAATACGAAACGAAAAAATTATTTGATTGCTGGAAAGCGAAGTTTAGCTATTGAAAAGGCTTTTGAATTATATGCAGCGGGACATTATTGCTTGATTAAAATAGATTCCCAACAGCCTTATCATAAATCTCAATTTAAACTTTATGCACAGCAGGAAAAAGATTTACAATTTGATGAACATATATTTATGGATAATTATCAAGCTTAG
- the nirD gene encoding nitrite reductase small subunit NirD, translated as MIATNKVKVASVDELTPLIGKKVRVKEHEIGIFLTANGEIHAVNNICPHKQGPLSEGTVSGDFIYCPLHDQKIDLKTGIVQEPDTGCVEVYKVEIIDEDVYICI; from the coding sequence ATGATAGCAACGAACAAAGTAAAGGTGGCGAGCGTTGATGAACTCACGCCATTAATAGGAAAGAAAGTAAGAGTTAAAGAGCATGAAATAGGTATCTTTTTAACTGCTAATGGTGAAATTCATGCAGTTAATAATATTTGTCCTCATAAACAAGGGCCACTTTCGGAAGGAACAGTGAGTGGTGACTTTATCTATTGCCCCTTACATGATCAAAAGATTGATTTAAAGACTGGCATTGTACAAGAACCAGATACAGGATGTGTAGAAGTATATAAAGTAGAAATTATCGATGAGGATGTTTATATATGCATTTAG